A window of Streptomyces sp. N50 contains these coding sequences:
- a CDS encoding CatB-related O-acetyltransferase — protein sequence MPPVPADPTLLHPMPDQPRVVLLKPLVTSPLIEVGEFTYYDDPDDPTAFETRNVLYHYGPEKLVIGKFCALGEGVRFIMNGANHRMDGPSTFPFPIMGGSWADHFDLITGLPGRGDTTVGNDVWFGYGTMVMPGVRIGHGAIVASGSVVVDDVPDYGVVGGNPARLIRRRHTDADIERLLALAWWDWPLPHLTEHLRTVMSGTVDDLEAVAPGPSPH from the coding sequence ATGCCGCCCGTTCCCGCCGACCCGACCCTGCTGCACCCGATGCCGGACCAGCCTCGGGTCGTACTCCTCAAGCCACTGGTGACCTCACCGCTGATCGAGGTCGGGGAGTTCACGTACTACGACGATCCCGACGACCCGACGGCCTTCGAGACCCGCAACGTCCTGTACCACTACGGGCCCGAGAAGCTCGTGATCGGGAAGTTCTGCGCGCTGGGTGAGGGCGTGCGGTTCATCATGAACGGCGCCAACCACCGCATGGACGGCCCCTCGACGTTCCCCTTCCCGATCATGGGCGGTTCCTGGGCCGACCACTTCGACCTCATCACCGGTCTGCCCGGACGGGGCGACACCACGGTGGGCAACGACGTCTGGTTCGGCTACGGGACCATGGTGATGCCCGGCGTCCGCATCGGTCACGGAGCGATCGTCGCCTCGGGCTCGGTCGTCGTCGACGACGTCCCCGACTACGGCGTCGTCGGCGGCAACCCCGCACGGCTGATCCGCCGCCGCCACACCGACGCCGACATCGAGCGCCTCCTCGCGCTGGCCTGGTGGGACTGGCCGCTGCCGCACCTCACCGAACATCTCCGCACGGTCATGTCCGGCACCGTCGACGACCTGGAGGCCGTAGCACCCGGCCCCTCCCCGCACTGA
- a CDS encoding alpha-ketoglutarate-dependent dioxygenase AlkB has protein sequence MTAHQLQGSLFDQTDQLRLGPLHGIRRTALGLGAWIDVLPGWLSGADALFEELAAEVPWRAERRQMYDQVVAVPRLLAYYGTDDTLPHPVLAEARDALSAYYARELGEPFATSGLCYYRDGRDSVAWHGDRIGRGAREDTMVAILSVGAPRDLLLRPVRGGESVRRPLGHGDLIVMGGSCQRTWEHCVPKTTRAAGPRISVQFRPHGVH, from the coding sequence ATGACCGCGCACCAGCTCCAGGGCTCCCTCTTCGACCAGACCGACCAGCTCCGCCTCGGCCCCCTCCACGGGATTCGCCGTACGGCACTGGGGCTGGGCGCCTGGATCGACGTGCTGCCCGGGTGGCTCTCCGGCGCCGACGCCCTGTTCGAGGAACTGGCCGCCGAGGTGCCGTGGCGCGCCGAGCGCCGTCAGATGTACGACCAGGTCGTCGCCGTTCCGCGGCTGCTCGCCTACTACGGCACGGACGACACGCTCCCCCACCCGGTGCTGGCCGAGGCGAGGGACGCTCTGTCGGCTTACTACGCAAGGGAGTTGGGCGAGCCCTTCGCCACATCCGGGCTCTGCTACTACCGCGACGGCCGGGACAGTGTCGCCTGGCACGGCGACCGGATCGGGCGGGGTGCCCGCGAGGACACGATGGTGGCGATCCTCTCCGTGGGCGCGCCCCGCGATCTGCTGCTGCGCCCCGTGCGCGGCGGCGAGTCGGTGCGGCGCCCGCTCGGGCACGGCGACCTGATCGTGATGGGCGGCTCCTGTCAGCGGACCTGGGAGCACTGCGTCCCCAAGACCACTCGCGCCGCGGGACCGCGCATCAGCGTGCAGTTCCGCCCGCACGGCGTGCACTGA
- a CDS encoding DUF488 domain-containing protein, whose product MTVRVRRVYDPPEPEDGVRVMVDRLWPRGLSKDAARVDEWPKEITPSTELRRWYHAGEGSFEEFSSRYEAELAEPEAAQLLHTLRNLVRMGPVTLVTAVRSPERSHASVLARLLEG is encoded by the coding sequence GTGACCGTCCGCGTGCGTCGTGTCTACGATCCGCCCGAACCGGAGGACGGTGTGCGCGTCATGGTCGACCGGCTGTGGCCGCGTGGCCTGTCGAAGGACGCGGCCCGGGTCGACGAGTGGCCCAAGGAGATCACCCCGTCGACCGAACTGCGCCGCTGGTACCACGCGGGCGAGGGTTCCTTCGAGGAGTTCAGCAGCCGCTACGAGGCCGAGCTCGCCGAGCCCGAGGCGGCTCAACTCCTGCACACCTTGCGAAACTTGGTCCGGATGGGACCGGTGACGCTGGTGACGGCGGTCAGGTCGCCGGAGCGGAGTCACGCCTCGGTGCTGGCCCGCCTCCTGGAGGGGTGA
- a CDS encoding TetR/AcrR family transcriptional regulator: MVTELTPKRVTRRRVRTRANLLSAAFAVFAAKGYGRVSIEEVCEAAGYSRGAFYSNFDSLDELFFALYQERAELIADQVSGAFALDGPDLDVPAAVDRVTDVLLLDLDWLLVKTDFLVHAARNPAVAQSLLDHRARLRAAIADRLARAAGRFELPTVLSHVDSAAHAVIAAYDGVTTQLLLDKDVEHARVWLKQLLTALLTDGRRTPE, translated from the coding sequence ATGGTGACCGAGCTGACGCCCAAGCGTGTGACCAGGCGCCGTGTCCGCACGCGGGCCAACCTGCTGTCCGCCGCTTTCGCCGTGTTCGCCGCCAAGGGATACGGCCGGGTCTCCATCGAGGAGGTCTGCGAGGCTGCCGGCTACAGCAGGGGCGCCTTCTACTCGAACTTCGACAGCTTGGACGAGCTGTTCTTCGCCCTCTACCAGGAACGGGCCGAGCTGATCGCGGACCAGGTGTCCGGTGCCTTCGCCCTCGACGGACCCGACCTCGACGTACCGGCCGCCGTGGACCGCGTCACGGACGTACTTCTCCTCGACCTGGACTGGCTCCTGGTCAAGACGGACTTCCTGGTGCACGCGGCCCGGAACCCGGCCGTCGCGCAGAGCCTGCTCGACCACCGGGCGCGGCTGCGCGCGGCGATCGCCGACCGGCTCGCCCGCGCGGCCGGACGGTTCGAACTGCCCACCGTGCTCAGCCATGTCGACAGCGCCGCCCACGCGGTGATCGCCGCCTACGACGGAGTCACCACCCAACTGCTGCTGGACAAGGACGTGGAGCACGCCCGGGTCTGGCTCAAGCAACTCCTCACCGCGCTGCTGACCGACGGCAGGCGCACCCCCGAATAA
- a CDS encoding serine protein kinase RIO yields the protein MSRDHLPQHPQHSQLPAFPDDFVTDPHRYVPPPGDAVPGDIDDRFVFDFHAYDDLADGQRWSTWLSVEPLSRGPEPLPDWVVTSQGAIDTELGVLKTGKEADVHLVERADPRDPASGVVMAAKRYRSPEHRSFHRAASYTEGRSMKRSRDERAVKRKSTFGRQVAAGEWAVSEWAALVRLWNLGLPVPYPVQIDGTEILMEWITVVDEDGTVQTAPRLAQTRPSPELLAAYFQQLTDALATMVQNGLVHGDLSAYNILAAGERLVIIDLPQIVDLVGNLNGMTFLQRDCANICGWFRSRGLDADEHALFAELMTHAF from the coding sequence ATGTCTCGCGACCATCTCCCGCAGCACCCCCAGCACTCTCAACTCCCGGCATTTCCTGACGACTTCGTCACCGATCCCCACCGCTACGTCCCGCCGCCGGGCGACGCGGTACCGGGCGACATCGACGACCGGTTCGTCTTCGACTTCCATGCCTACGACGACCTCGCCGACGGCCAGCGCTGGTCGACCTGGCTCAGCGTCGAACCCCTCAGCCGAGGCCCCGAGCCGCTCCCGGACTGGGTGGTGACCTCGCAGGGCGCGATCGACACCGAGCTCGGCGTCCTCAAGACCGGCAAGGAGGCCGACGTCCACCTCGTCGAGCGCGCCGACCCGCGCGACCCCGCCTCCGGCGTGGTCATGGCGGCCAAGCGCTACCGCTCCCCCGAACACCGCAGCTTCCACCGCGCCGCGTCCTACACCGAGGGCCGCTCGATGAAGCGCTCACGCGACGAGCGGGCCGTCAAACGGAAGAGCACCTTCGGCCGGCAGGTCGCGGCCGGTGAGTGGGCGGTGTCCGAATGGGCCGCGCTGGTACGCCTCTGGAACCTCGGGTTGCCGGTCCCCTACCCCGTCCAGATCGACGGCACCGAGATCCTGATGGAGTGGATCACCGTCGTCGACGAGGACGGTACCGTCCAGACCGCGCCCCGGCTCGCCCAGACCCGCCCCTCGCCCGAACTGCTGGCGGCGTACTTCCAGCAACTCACCGACGCACTCGCGACGATGGTCCAGAACGGCCTCGTGCACGGCGACCTCTCCGCGTACAACATCCTCGCGGCGGGCGAGCGCCTGGTCATCATCGACCTGCCCCAGATCGTCGACCTGGTCGGCAACCTCAACGGGATGACCTTCCTCCAGCGCGACTGCGCCAACATCTGCGGCTGGTTCCGTTCCCGCGGCCTCGACGCCGACGAGCACGCGCTGTTCGCGGAACTGATGACACACGCCTTCTGA
- a CDS encoding FAD-dependent monooxygenase yields the protein MDADVIVVGAGPTGLMLACELRLAGVRPLVLERQAQRRDTAKAGGLGGRILELLRHRGLLERCEAACTGPIPAPRFPFGGVHLDLTRLDDPPLHALPLPQQRLEDVLAGRAGELGAEIRRGHQVTGVVQDAQAVTAEVLGPDGPYRVTARYLAGCDGARSRIRDAAGIAFPGTAYPEVDRLAQVTFPDTVTVLGNGDLDVAGHGTVPRGFTRTDRGLLGVGAPPGSPVVSLYTTEDEAAEYDDDTPMSLTEFQDSLRRVLGTDLPVREAVRLSRFTFKARHAEQYRKGRILLAGDAAHLFPATGVAINAGMLDAVDLAWKLAADIHGRAPDGLLDPYHHERHFAGARTMPHTQTQAALRRGTDPAAEALREVFHELLADEQPQRRLGALVAGTDISYPMPGPSGHHPLAGAFVPDLTLHGDGGVTGVGQLLHTARPHLPDIADREDLRRAAAGWRSRVDIHTAKTDDRPADAVLIRPDAHIAWAAAVDESPEDAVPALREALTRWFGEPESDV from the coding sequence ATGGACGCCGACGTGATCGTCGTGGGAGCGGGTCCGACCGGTCTGATGCTGGCGTGCGAACTTCGCCTGGCCGGGGTGCGCCCGCTGGTGCTGGAGCGCCAGGCGCAGCGCCGGGACACCGCGAAGGCCGGTGGCCTCGGCGGACGGATCCTGGAACTGCTGCGCCACCGGGGCCTGTTGGAGCGCTGCGAGGCCGCTTGCACCGGTCCGATCCCGGCGCCCCGGTTCCCGTTCGGCGGTGTCCACCTCGATCTGACCCGGCTCGACGATCCTCCGCTGCACGCGCTGCCGCTTCCGCAGCAGCGGCTCGAGGACGTGCTCGCCGGACGTGCCGGTGAGCTCGGTGCCGAGATCCGCCGCGGGCACCAGGTGACCGGGGTCGTCCAGGACGCGCAGGCGGTGACCGCGGAGGTGCTCGGCCCGGACGGGCCGTACCGGGTGACGGCCCGGTACCTGGCGGGCTGCGACGGCGCCCGCAGCCGGATCCGCGACGCGGCGGGCATCGCCTTCCCCGGCACCGCCTACCCGGAGGTCGACCGGCTGGCCCAGGTCACCTTTCCCGACACGGTGACCGTGCTCGGCAACGGGGATCTCGACGTCGCCGGCCACGGCACGGTCCCCCGGGGCTTCACGCGAACTGACCGCGGTCTCCTGGGCGTTGGCGCGCCGCCCGGCTCACCCGTGGTCTCCCTCTACACCACCGAGGACGAGGCCGCCGAGTACGACGACGACACCCCGATGTCCCTGACCGAGTTCCAGGACAGCCTCCGTCGCGTCCTGGGCACGGATCTCCCGGTGCGCGAAGCGGTCCGGCTGTCGCGGTTCACCTTCAAGGCCCGGCACGCCGAGCAGTACCGAAAAGGGCGGATCCTGCTGGCCGGTGACGCGGCGCACCTGTTCCCGGCGACCGGCGTGGCCATCAACGCCGGCATGCTCGACGCGGTCGACCTGGCCTGGAAACTGGCCGCCGACATCCACGGCCGGGCACCCGACGGTCTGCTGGACCCCTACCACCACGAACGGCACTTCGCCGGCGCGCGCACCATGCCGCACACCCAGACCCAAGCAGCACTGCGGCGCGGCACGGACCCGGCCGCCGAGGCACTCCGCGAGGTCTTCCACGAACTGCTCGCCGACGAGCAGCCGCAGCGCCGCCTGGGGGCACTCGTCGCCGGCACCGACATCAGCTACCCGATGCCCGGCCCGTCCGGCCACCACCCGCTGGCCGGGGCGTTCGTCCCCGACCTCACGCTGCACGGCGACGGAGGAGTGACCGGCGTCGGCCAACTCCTGCACACCGCACGGCCCCACCTTCCGGACATCGCCGACCGAGAGGACCTCCGCCGGGCGGCCGCGGGTTGGCGCTCCCGCGTCGACATCCACACCGCCAAGACCGACGACCGCCCCGCCGACGCCGTCCTGATCCGCCCCGACGCGCACATCGCCTGGGCCGCGGCCGTCGACGAGTCCCCCGAAGACGCCGTACCGGCGTTGCGCGAGGCGCTCACCCGCTGGTTCGGCGAGCCTGAGAGCGACGTATGA
- a CDS encoding FAD-binding dehydrogenase: MDADVIVVGAGLAGLVAAHELTSRGRRVALVDQENANNLGGQAFWSFGGLFLVDSPEQRRLGIKDSFDLAWNDWQGSAGFDRVDDEDSWAVRWARAYVEFAAGEKRPWLESHGIKLLPTVGWAERGDLRAHGHGNSVPRFHVTWGTGTGVVEPFVNYARQAARDGLLTFYYRHQVDALVVEDGEARGVRGTVLAEDNAARGVSSSREAIGAFELTAQAVVVTSGGIGANHDIVRRYWPERLGTPPAEMVTGVPAYVDGRMLDISAEAGVRLVNRDRMWHYTEGLQNWDPVWPGHGIRILPGPSSLWFDALGRRLPDPCLPGYDTLNTLKYLRTTEDLAEHDHSWFILTQKIIEKEFALSGSEQNPDITAKDKKAVLRDRLLGKGAPGPVDAFLRKGADFVTAGNLEQLVEKMNQLTDKPLLDAAVVRRQIEARDLQMANPYSKDSQVQGIRNARRYIGDRLGRVATPHRILDPAAGPLIGVKLHVLTRKTLGGIQTDLDSRALAADGKPIGGLYAAGEVAGFGGGGVHGYNALEGTFLGGCLFSGRAAGRAAAKQTA; encoded by the coding sequence ATGGATGCGGACGTCATCGTCGTCGGAGCCGGTCTGGCCGGTCTGGTCGCGGCCCACGAGCTGACCAGCCGGGGACGCCGGGTCGCGCTCGTCGACCAGGAGAACGCCAACAACCTCGGCGGACAGGCCTTCTGGTCCTTCGGCGGGCTGTTCCTCGTCGACTCGCCGGAACAGCGCCGCCTCGGTATCAAGGACTCCTTCGACCTGGCCTGGAACGACTGGCAGGGCAGCGCCGGCTTCGACCGCGTCGACGACGAGGACTCCTGGGCGGTGCGCTGGGCGCGCGCCTACGTCGAGTTCGCCGCCGGAGAGAAGCGCCCCTGGCTGGAGAGCCACGGCATCAAGCTGCTGCCGACCGTCGGCTGGGCGGAACGCGGCGACCTGCGCGCCCACGGCCACGGCAACTCCGTCCCGCGCTTCCACGTCACCTGGGGCACCGGCACCGGAGTCGTCGAACCCTTCGTGAACTACGCCAGGCAGGCCGCCCGCGACGGGCTCCTTACCTTCTACTACCGCCACCAGGTCGACGCGTTGGTGGTCGAGGACGGCGAGGCACGCGGCGTCCGCGGCACGGTCCTCGCCGAGGACAACGCGGCCCGGGGCGTCTCCTCCAGCCGCGAGGCGATCGGCGCGTTCGAACTCACCGCCCAGGCCGTCGTCGTCACCTCCGGCGGCATCGGCGCCAACCACGACATCGTCCGCCGGTACTGGCCCGAACGCCTCGGCACCCCGCCCGCCGAGATGGTCACCGGCGTCCCGGCCTACGTCGACGGCCGGATGCTCGACATCAGCGCCGAGGCGGGCGTACGACTGGTCAACCGCGACCGCATGTGGCACTACACCGAGGGCCTGCAGAACTGGGACCCGGTCTGGCCCGGCCACGGCATCCGCATCCTGCCCGGCCCGTCGTCCCTGTGGTTCGACGCCCTCGGCCGCCGCCTGCCCGACCCGTGCCTGCCGGGCTACGACACGCTCAACACCCTCAAGTACCTGCGTACGACCGAGGACTTGGCGGAGCACGACCACTCCTGGTTCATCCTCACGCAGAAGATCATCGAGAAGGAGTTCGCGCTGTCGGGCTCCGAGCAGAACCCCGACATCACCGCCAAGGACAAGAAGGCGGTCCTGCGCGACCGGCTCCTCGGCAAGGGCGCACCGGGCCCGGTGGACGCCTTCCTGCGCAAGGGCGCGGACTTCGTGACCGCCGGGAACCTGGAGCAACTGGTCGAGAAGATGAACCAGTTGACCGACAAGCCGCTCCTCGACGCGGCCGTGGTACGCCGTCAGATCGAGGCCCGCGATCTCCAGATGGCCAACCCCTACAGCAAGGACTCCCAGGTCCAGGGCATCCGCAACGCCCGCCGCTACATCGGCGACCGCCTGGGCCGGGTGGCCACCCCGCACCGCATCCTGGACCCGGCGGCCGGCCCCCTGATCGGCGTCAAGCTGCACGTCCTGACCCGCAAGACCCTCGGCGGCATCCAGACGGACCTGGACTCACGGGCGCTGGCCGCCGACGGGAAGCCGATCGGCGGGTTGTACGCGGCGGGCGAGGTCGCCGGCTTCGGCGGCGGTGGGGTGCACGGCTACAACGCGCTCGAAGGCACGTTCCTCGGCGGCTGCCTCTTCTCGGGCCGAGCGGCAGGCCGCGCCGCGGCGAAGCAGACGGCCTAG
- a CDS encoding CHAT domain-containing protein, with the protein MSSYHQPDPELLNQQAVDLLNRATRAGDTAQLGTCVSLFQRVVALTPHHHPRLATRLYNLAESHRALYALTGRVADADLSIGIGREAVAALHHGDPNSALILGNLSVTHLLRYQRVGHPHDLDGVVEFGEGAVGVPGANPNLAFHLATLGTGYLLRFQRTGNLSDVDRSIDIDERVMAVASADSPHRTTALSDLASGYLLRFERTGQLPDLDRSIYRGEQVIVVASAGFPHRSTTLANLATGCLLRFQRTGQASDLDRSIDRGEQAMAVASADFPHRTTVLTNLGNSYLLRFERTRQDSDLDRSIGNGERALAVTPVDSRDRPTILANLALGYVRRFEGTGQVADLDRSIDNGEQAMAVTPADSPYRLTTLTNLATSYWARFGRAGRPADLERSIGFGEQATADTGNPHRATALSNLAAAYADRFERTGSLADLERAIGHYEQAVATAPDNAFDGATYVSNLGMAYHARFERLGEQADLDRAIGHLDRAAAAAPRGHREFATILSNRGILFGARFDRRGDVADLDRSIVHYEQAVAATSEGHPDLALRLSNLGAAYDARSDRKGDLADARRAVQSMERAVLATPADHPFRAMALSNLASTLRGRFDRLGDVADLDRSIALHQEAVAATPDDHPNRALHLSNLSVALWSRLTRSGDMSDLDAGIDASRRAVAATPDDHPDRAMRLSNLATALHQRFEHSGSIHDLDRAVAHHEQAVAATPDDHPNRAMHLSNLGTAYQSRSQRTAGSADLDSAIDRTLLALAATPADHPDRLLRLYNLGRSYQARYERSGDPADLDRAVDLAREAAEAVPADDPLRAQHLFNLANTHRLRFQRTGDPSDLDRAVDAAERTVAATPVDHPRRASRIYLLAVCHTRRWDSGSTVDRPRITRLAEEALAATTSPPFERLRACWVVGRLAYVLDEPHTARLLFDTAVELLPLVAARETSAADHEYRLGANHGLVGETIAVHCALDDPGGAVQAAELGRSILLTSRLALRTPIADLEAGHPALADRLSRVRDALNAPDLPAMATPDGQDVDHIDRRKRLWAEHDAVLAEIRRLPGLDRFLLPLRWTGLRPTGTGEAVVLLNAGLQRCDAVVVTADGPLLPVPLPELRLSDVESWAAELTEATHDAGSFTGELRCQRVLTELLGRLWDTTVEPVLDAIEGRLRPADGVLPRVWWMPTGPLALLPLHAAGHPGGPGALDRVISSYTPTMRTLARAQGRPPAAERRRLAVALDRTPGLPDLPATAAEAASLHAAHPDMPLLTNEQATTARVTGALPGASWAHFACHAGTDPDAPSEGGLHLHDDVLSIAEIGRLDLHEAELAYLSACSTGHVGRRHADESIHLASAFQLAGFRHVVASLWPLADHVAAAAADHFYRQMPDTPSADDAALALHRVIRHLRTEHSGRPHLWASLIHSGP; encoded by the coding sequence ATGTCCTCCTACCACCAGCCCGATCCGGAACTGCTGAACCAGCAGGCGGTCGACCTGCTGAACCGGGCCACCAGGGCCGGTGACACGGCACAACTGGGCACCTGCGTCTCGTTGTTCCAGCGCGTCGTCGCCCTGACACCGCATCACCATCCGCGCCTCGCCACCCGCCTGTACAACCTCGCCGAGTCCCATCGGGCGCTGTACGCGCTGACGGGACGGGTGGCCGACGCCGACCTGTCGATCGGCATCGGGCGAGAGGCCGTGGCCGCCCTCCATCACGGCGACCCGAACTCCGCACTGATCCTGGGCAACCTCAGCGTCACCCACCTCCTGCGGTACCAGCGGGTCGGGCACCCGCACGACCTGGACGGGGTCGTCGAGTTCGGGGAAGGGGCTGTCGGCGTGCCCGGCGCCAACCCGAACCTCGCGTTCCACCTGGCCACCCTCGGCACGGGCTACCTGCTGCGGTTCCAGAGAACAGGGAATCTCTCGGATGTGGACCGTTCCATCGACATCGATGAGCGGGTGATGGCTGTCGCCTCCGCCGATTCGCCGCACCGGACGACAGCCTTGTCCGATCTCGCCTCGGGCTACCTGCTGCGCTTCGAGCGGACCGGGCAGCTTCCGGATCTGGACCGTTCCATCTACAGAGGCGAGCAGGTGATCGTTGTCGCCTCTGCCGGGTTTCCGCACCGCTCGACAACCTTGGCCAATCTCGCCACGGGATGCTTGCTGCGCTTCCAGAGAACAGGGCAGGCCTCGGATCTGGACCGTTCCATCGACAGGGGCGAGCAGGCGATGGCCGTCGCCTCCGCCGATTTCCCGCACCGGACGACCGTCCTGACCAACCTCGGCAACAGCTACTTGCTGCGGTTCGAGCGGACAAGGCAGGACTCGGATCTGGACCGTTCCATCGGCAACGGTGAGCGGGCGTTGGCTGTCACTCCCGTCGATTCCCGGGACCGGCCGACGATTCTGGCCAACCTCGCCCTGGGCTACGTGCGGCGGTTCGAGGGAACCGGGCAGGTCGCGGACTTGGACCGTTCCATCGACAACGGCGAGCAGGCGATGGCCGTCACCCCTGCCGATTCCCCCTACCGGCTGACAACCCTGACCAACCTCGCCACCTCCTACTGGGCACGGTTCGGACGGGCGGGCCGTCCGGCGGACCTGGAACGCTCCATCGGCTTCGGGGAACAGGCCACCGCCGACACCGGCAACCCGCACCGGGCGACCGCTCTGTCCAACCTCGCCGCCGCCTACGCCGACCGCTTCGAGCGGACGGGGAGCCTGGCCGACCTGGAACGGGCCATCGGCCACTACGAACAGGCGGTGGCCACCGCTCCGGACAACGCTTTCGACGGCGCCACCTACGTGTCCAACCTCGGCATGGCGTACCACGCCCGGTTCGAACGGCTGGGGGAGCAGGCCGACTTGGACCGGGCCATCGGCCACCTCGATCGCGCCGCCGCCGCGGCGCCCCGGGGACACCGCGAGTTCGCGACGATCCTGTCCAACCGCGGCATCCTGTTTGGGGCGCGGTTCGACCGGCGGGGGGACGTGGCCGATCTGGACCGTTCCATCGTCCACTACGAACAGGCCGTGGCCGCCACGTCCGAGGGCCATCCGGATCTCGCCCTCCGTCTGTCCAACCTGGGCGCCGCGTACGACGCGCGGTCCGACCGGAAGGGGGACCTCGCCGACGCGCGACGGGCCGTGCAGAGCATGGAACGAGCCGTCCTCGCCACACCGGCCGATCACCCCTTCCGCGCGATGGCCCTGTCCAACCTGGCGTCGACCCTGCGCGGGCGGTTCGACCGGCTGGGGGACGTGGCCGATCTGGACCGTTCCATCGCGCTTCACCAAGAGGCCGTGGCCGCCACGCCCGACGATCACCCGAACCGGGCGCTGCACCTGTCCAACCTCAGCGTCGCCCTCTGGTCCCGGCTCACCCGCAGCGGAGACATGTCCGACCTGGACGCGGGCATCGACGCCAGCAGACGCGCGGTGGCCGCCACGCCGGACGACCACCCGGACCGTGCGATGCGCCTGTCCAACCTCGCCACCGCCCTCCATCAACGGTTTGAGCACAGCGGCAGCATTCATGACCTGGACCGTGCCGTTGCGCACCACGAACAGGCCGTGGCCGCCACGCCCGACGACCACCCGAACCGGGCGATGCACCTGTCCAACCTCGGAACCGCCTACCAGTCGCGGTCCCAGCGGACCGCCGGCAGCGCCGATCTCGACAGTGCCATCGACCGCACGCTCCTGGCGCTCGCGGCCACCCCCGCCGACCACCCCGACCGACTGCTGCGCCTGTACAACCTCGGACGGTCCTATCAGGCGCGGTACGAGCGCTCGGGCGATCCGGCCGACCTGGACCGTGCGGTCGACCTGGCACGGGAGGCGGCCGAAGCAGTCCCCGCGGACGATCCGCTCCGCGCGCAGCATCTGTTCAACCTCGCCAACACCCACCGGCTGCGGTTCCAGCGGACCGGCGACCCGTCCGACCTCGACCGCGCCGTCGACGCCGCGGAACGGACCGTCGCGGCAACCCCCGTCGACCATCCCCGGCGGGCCTCCCGCATCTACCTCCTCGCGGTCTGTCACACGAGGAGGTGGGACAGCGGCAGCACCGTCGACCGCCCGCGGATCACCCGCCTCGCGGAGGAGGCGCTCGCGGCCACGACATCGCCCCCGTTCGAGCGGCTCCGGGCCTGCTGGGTGGTCGGCCGGCTCGCCTATGTACTGGACGAACCGCACACCGCCCGGCTGCTGTTCGACACGGCGGTGGAGCTGCTGCCGTTGGTCGCGGCACGGGAGACCTCGGCGGCGGACCACGAGTACCGCCTCGGTGCGAATCACGGACTGGTCGGCGAGACGATCGCCGTGCACTGTGCCCTCGACGACCCGGGTGGAGCGGTCCAGGCCGCCGAGCTGGGCCGGTCGATCCTGCTGACGTCCCGGCTGGCGCTGCGGACACCAATCGCCGACCTCGAAGCCGGACACCCGGCCCTGGCCGACCGGTTGAGCCGTGTCCGCGACGCCCTCAACGCGCCGGATCTCCCGGCCATGGCCACGCCCGACGGCCAGGACGTCGACCACATCGACCGCCGAAAACGGCTGTGGGCCGAGCACGACGCCGTACTGGCGGAGATCCGCCGGCTGCCGGGCCTGGACCGGTTCCTGCTTCCGCTGAGGTGGACCGGGCTGCGGCCGACCGGTACCGGTGAGGCTGTGGTGCTGCTCAACGCGGGCCTGCAGCGGTGCGACGCCGTCGTCGTCACCGCCGACGGGCCCCTGCTCCCGGTGCCGCTGCCTGAACTGCGCTTGTCCGACGTGGAGTCGTGGGCAGCCGAGCTGACGGAGGCGACGCACGACGCCGGCTCGTTCACCGGCGAGCTGCGCTGCCAACGGGTGCTGACGGAGCTGCTCGGCCGGCTGTGGGACACGACGGTCGAGCCGGTCCTCGACGCGATCGAGGGCCGGCTCCGCCCGGCCGACGGAGTACTGCCCCGCGTGTGGTGGATGCCGACCGGGCCGCTCGCGCTGCTGCCGCTGCACGCGGCCGGACACCCCGGCGGCCCTGGGGCGCTCGACCGGGTGATCTCGTCGTACACACCCACCATGCGCACCCTGGCCCGTGCGCAAGGACGCCCGCCCGCGGCGGAACGGCGCCGGCTCGCGGTCGCCCTCGACCGGACCCCGGGTCTGCCGGACCTGCCGGCCACCGCCGCCGAGGCGGCGAGTCTGCACGCCGCCCATCCCGACATGCCGCTGCTCACCAACGAGCAGGCCACCACCGCCCGGGTCACCGGGGCGCTCCCCGGGGCGAGTTGGGCCCACTTCGCCTGCCACGCGGGCACCGACCCCGACGCGCCGTCCGAGGGCGGGCTCCACCTCCACGACGACGTGCTGTCCATTGCGGAGATCGGCCGCCTCGACCTCCACGAGGCCGAACTGGCCTACCTGTCTGCGTGCTCCACGGGCCACGTCGGCCGCCGGCACGCGGACGAGTCCATCCACCTCGCCTCCGCGTTCCAGCTGGCCGGCTTCCGGCACGTCGTAGCGAGCCTCTGGCCGCTGGCCGACCACGTCGCGGCCGCCGCGGCCGACCACTTCTACCGGCAGATGCCGGACACACCGTCCGCCGACGACGCGGCGCTCGCGCTCCACCGCGTGATCCGGCATCTGCGCACCGAACACTCCGGCCGGCCACACCTGTGGGCGTCCCTGATCCACAGCGGGCCGTAG